TGAGGTAGTTGAGGTGAGGGATGATAGCCACCTTGTTTGGCATGGTTACCGATGCGCCTGGGAGATAAGGGGCGTCAGTGAGATGGGACGATGGGGTctgggatgggtgggtggcaCGGAGAGTGCGGGCCAGATGCTGATCATGATTGGGATGACGAACCGTAGAACTTTGGGTCTTGGACAAGGTTCAGGAACAAGTCCATGTCGTCCGAATCGAGACGCAACTGGCCCCAGTTCAGGCCGAGACCCTGGTAGACTACATCGTGAAGCAGCGGGGACATAGATGCTGCCAGCTTTTTGCCGAAGAGGAAGCCATGTTTGGTGAGATTTTGAATACGGGGGTCGAAGGACAGTTGGAGAGCTGGGGCCTGTTGCTGCAACAGCGGTGGTGTGATGGTTactgtggttgtggttgtggttgtggttgtcaTCTTGATAATGCGGCCCTGTCTTGCGTTACACTAGGCTCGGAAAGAGGCGGTATGCAGGCGCAATGCAAAGTCGTTCCAGAAGCTCAATGTGTGATTGGATACTTGGAGGCGGCGTAAGAGCAGCGGTTCGGTCGTAGGCTCAgtaagaggaggaggcggtgacaCGGGCGTGATGTTTACTCAAGATAAAGATAGAAATGgacttggtgttgaggtacTTATTAAGAGGATACGCCTTGGATAGATAAGGAGTGAACTACGACGGTGGGATCTACAATCACGGAACGACATTTACCCCAGAGTCTTGATGAAGCCTTCGGGTTCTGGGCTTAGCATCCTGCATAACCACCACGGCCATACCGGTATGTTTTCTTGTCTCCGCGATCGGTGGAGCACACTCGGGGTAGTGGTGGGTAACGGACCCAGGACGGTGGAAAGCCGATTCCCTACCTTGCGGCAATTGGCAATGGGATGGTGGGCGTGGTGGTGCAAGGTGGGTGGCACAAGAAAATGCATCTGAGCATGAGCGGTGCATTTTCATCCAAAGGCCAGGCAGCGTAAAGATTTATCCCTTCGTTAGGAGTGGCCAACTAACGTATAGCCCCGCAGACTCCACACTTAACGTCGGTTCGTCCCCCATTGGCTGGGTCCAGCTTGTAAGTGCTTGTGACTCGGGGAATTCACACGAGCATCCACGGGGCAGTGGTTGCTGCTCAATGATTCAACACCGGGCGCTCACACGCTCTGTTTGTGAACAGCCTGGTGCGGGAAGAAgcatcatccatcttccCTATCGCCAGGGCCTCAACGCGGACGAGCTCCGGCTTTCCGCTACTTCTCGCTTATCTTCGGCCCGGACGCCAACCTGGGCCTTTGCTTCTGCGGCTGCACAATGCCTGCTCGCTGCTCACACAAACGGGAGGGATTACACGTATCTCCCAGCACTGTGCCATCCTAGCCACTCTGTACACCGCTGAACGCCCCCGGCCAGGCTGCCGTGGATGTGAttctcacctcctcctgcacTTTGCCCGTCAGTTgctttccaccaccttggCTTGACAAGTTGACAGTTGACAGCGTTGTGTCATGATATGCACTCGGCACATCACGCCCGTCACTCACCGTGCAGCCTGACTCCATGTCTCGCGGTAGCCTCCGCCGGGATCGAGCAGTCGACGTGAGACAAACAAGATTCGCAAAAGAAAGCCCCCGGGGAGTCTTCCCGAGAGAAAAGTTTTCTGATTCAACAGGTAGGACACGGACGGAATGGACCTGCCACGCAAGTTAGCCCCTTATCGCATTCCTTATTTTGACTAGGACCTCAATGGGCTCATCTGAAGTCGACATGATGTGAAAACTCGGGCTCGATGGGGCAGCGTCATCAGAGAGGGCCAAGGCCCATATTTTTATCCCCTCCTGTTTCTTCCATGAGGGGTATTAATACGgtcctcatctccctcgttctcttcctccaccgctCCTGTCCATTCCAGTCATGACATTTTAATTTTCTGTCTCAGATATTGTCTATCTATTCGTCTTCTACCTACTACACCAGCACTCAAACCATCACAATTGTTGACATCACCCCCTTATCAGACATCATCAAAGCAGCTTGACAGGATGCCTTCCAAACTCGCCATCACTTCCATGTCACTTGGCCGGTGTTATGCCGGCCACTCCTTTACCACTAAACTCGATATGGCCCGGAAATATGGCTATCAAGGCCTAGAGCTCTTCCACGAGGACTTGGCTGATGTAGCCTATCGTCTCTCCGGAGAGACCCCTTCCCCGTGTGGCCCGTCCCCAGCAGCCCAGCTCGCGGCTGCCCGTCAAGTCCTCCGCATGTGCCAAGTCAGAAACATTGAAATCGTCTGCCTCCAGCCCTTCAGCCAGTACGACGGCCTACTCGACCGCGAGGAACACGAGCGCCGTCTGGAGCAGCTCGAGTTCTGGATCGAGCTCGCCCACGAGCTTGACACAGACATTATCCAAATCCCCGCCAACTTTCTCCCCGCCGAGGAAGTAACTGAGGACATTTCGCTCATCGTCTCGGACCTTCAAGAAGTGGCCGACATGGGCCTGCAGGCCAACCCACCCATCCGCTTTGTCTACGAGGCCCTGTGCTGGAGCACTCGTGTCGACACTTGGGAGCGTagctgggaggtggtgcagaGGGTGAACAGGCCCAACTTTGGCGTGTGCCTGGACACTTTCAACATTGCGGGGCGGGTATATGCTGATCCGACGGTTGCCTCTGGCCGCACCCCCAACGCGGAGGAAGCGATACGGAAGTCGATTGCGCGGCTCGTTGAAAGGGTCGATGTCAGCAAGGTCTTTTATGTGCAGGTTGTGGACGCtgagaagttgaagaagccgCTGGTGCCGGGTCATCGGTTTTATGACCCGGAGCAgccggcgaggatgagctggTCAAGGAACTGCAGGTTATTCTACGGGGAGAAGGACAGAGGGGCGTATTTGCCCGTCAAGGAGATTGCCTGGGCCTTCTTCAACGGGCTCGGATTCGAGGGTTGGGTCAGTCTGGAGCTCTTCAACAGAAGAATGTCGGACACAGGCTTTGGGGTGcccgaggagctggccaGGAGAGGGGCCGTGTCGTGGGCAAAGCTGGTGAGGGACATGAAGATCACTGTTGATTcaccaacacaacaacaagccacaCAGCAGCCCATCAGGATGCTGTCGCTGTCAGCGGCTTTGTAACTAGTGTTTTAGAATAGCATCTACCGGCGTTTTGGGTTTGGAGAGGTGGCGATCTGCTGGAGTAGACAAAGACGGTTTCAAACGTGAATCTATACAAAGAAAAGTTTTGTTCCATTATCTCTGAGCAGTTCTCTTCCGCCCTCCTACCCGACACATAAACGCCTTATTCTCCATCGATCTTCAGGTATTTCGCTGCAAACTCTATCGCAGCACTGTATCCGTATGCTCCCATCCCACAAATTACAGCCACGGCTTTGTCACTCAAGTAGCTATGCGCCCGGAAAGTCTCTCTTGCGTGGACATTAGATACATGAAGTTCAACAAAAGGGATCGCCACCGCTGCGAGCGCATCACGAACAGCTACACTCGTATGTGTCAGAGCCCCTGCATTGATGATAATGGCGGACACTCTCTTTCCCAGTGTGTCGGTTTCTCGCGCGTTTGGTCCCCAACCTGCAGTCTCTTGAATGCGGTCAACTATGGCGCCCTCGTGATTAGACTGGAATGTGTCAATCTCGACGCCCAGTTCGTGGGCTTGTTGGCGTGCTTGAGTTTCAATATCTTCGAGGGTGGTTGAGCCGTAAATATGAGGTTCTCGTTTGCCCAAGAGATTCAAGTTGGGGCCGTTGATGAGCAGGATGCGACGTGACATGGTGATTATGTGCGGCTGGCggtttgtgatgatgatgtacTTGGTTCAAAGCCAATTCAGGGGTTCATGAGAAAGATAGAGCTCGGGCAGTAAAGACGTCCAGGGTTGCCGCCAGACAAGGCATCTATGACACCAGAGGTGACTTCATATATATTTTACGTGCATGTACCGACCAAATTACCGTATCTCATCTTCGCGAGCCTGCTGATGTCTTTTCCCAATGCTCCAGCAACGGTCAGGAGGAGTGCGGGCTCTTCCTGTCTCCGTGCTGAGACCACCGGTACACAACACACTCGAAAGCACTTTGCCGTTGGTTCACAGAAATACAAACTGTAATACTGGCTAATGATTCTCCCCTAGATGTGAGGTCGTCAGCATGAGGAGTGTAAACTCGATCCAAGCCAACGATGGAGGATCCACAGCTGACGGGTAAACACTTATCCAACAATTACCCCCGCGGAACCCTTGTGGCCACCACTTCGGCTCAGACAGCGGGAGACCAGTGCGGAATTCATTCCACTGTTTATCACCGAGGAGCGTTATCCAGATCTCTGGAAAGCAGA
The sequence above is a segment of the Podospora pseudoanserina strain CBS 124.78 chromosome 5, whole genome shotgun sequence genome. Coding sequences within it:
- the QA4 gene encoding 3-dehydroshikimate dehydratase (COG:E; EggNog:ENOG503NXVV), which gives rise to MPARCSHKREGLHPLCTPLNAPGQAAVDVILTSSCTLPTSSKQLDRMPSKLAITSMSLGRCYAGHSFTTKLDMARKYGYQGLELFHEDLADVAYRLSGETPSPCGPSPAAQLAAARQVLRMCQVRNIEIVCLQPFSQYDGLLDREEHERRLEQLEFWIELAHELDTDIIQIPANFLPAEEVTEDISLIVSDLQEVADMGLQANPPIRFVYEALCWSTRVDTWERSWEVVQRVNRPNFGVCLDTFNIAGRVYADPTVASGRTPNAEEAIRKSIARLVERVDVSKVFYVQVVDAEKLKKPLVPGHRFYDPEQPARMSWSRNCRLFYGEKDRGAYLPVKEIAWAFFNGLGFEGWVSLELFNRRMSDTGFGVPEELARRGAVSWAKLVRDMKITVDSPTQQQATQQPIRMLSLSAAL
- a CDS encoding hypothetical protein (EggNog:ENOG503P36E; COG:H); protein product: MSRRILLINGPNLNLLGKREPHIYGSTTLEDIETQARQQAHELGVEIDTFQSNHEGAIVDRIQETAGWGPNARETDTLGKRVSAIIINAGALTHTSVAVRDALAAVAIPFVELHVSNVHARETFRAHSYLSDKAVAVICGMGAYGYSAAIEFAAKYLKIDGE